Proteins encoded together in one Impatiens glandulifera chromosome 1, dImpGla2.1, whole genome shotgun sequence window:
- the LOC124920891 gene encoding basic leucine zipper 43-like translates to MQPTNATEFHYAFPPHLNPYMSQFGLNQNDSPTFISGRFSNNFYHLQNTPQIQGFNTQPTSFSSNSTSDEADDQQLSIINERKQRRMISNRESARRSRMRKQKHLDELWSQVVSLRNENHQLIDQLNHASEYNDKVVEENAQLKEEASELRQMLIDMKLNSPCPSFGDLDDFPGDTTYLGTEYSD, encoded by the coding sequence ATGCAACCAACCAATGCTACAGAATTTCACTACGCATTTCCTCCCCATCTAAATCCTTATATGTCTCAGTTTGGCTTGAACCAGAACGATTCTCCCACATTTATATCTGGCAGAttctctaataatttttatcatcTTCAAAACACTCCTCAGATTCAAGGATTCAACACACAGCCAACCTCTTTCAGCAGTAACTCTACCTCAGACGAGGCAGATGACCAACAACTAAGCATCATTAATGAGAGGAAACAAAGGAGAATGATATCCAACAGAGAATCTGCCCGACGATCACGTATGAGAAAGCAGAAGCACTTGGATGAGCTGTGGTCACAGGTAGTTTCGCTTCGGAATGAGAACCACCAACTCATTGACCAACTGAACCATGCTTCTGAGTACAATGATAAGGTGGTTGAAGAGAATGCTCAACTCAAAGAAGAAGCTTCAGAACTTCGCCAGATGCTGATAGACATGAAGCTCAACAGCCCTTGTCCAAGTTTTGGGGATCTGGATGATTTTCCTGGTGACACGACTTACCTTGGAACTGAATACTCCGACTAA
- the LOC124921189 gene encoding WPP domain-interacting tail-anchored protein 1-like — protein sequence MMDPADSIYRLSNTLKITQQQQQQQQEEEEGTMDSLQRGGDILHQVGAATQAITRVELNLACCSEKLVNLSILAMHVATRETHYEAFALENEHISADSAEKALEFDLLLATLDSEMNELNDFVTSLQREIDNTRGVMSFFKHSEQTYQEMDDKMRDSQHSLHQSLDQLSGLRDQSSAFSRILSSFSGEENRKGMDNHLKDGGGLLNQNVNIKMQTAEQKKQFLRMLEQSLARELELETKLSEARQTEEELKLRLHSSEQKIVFLEEEEETISENLFEAGNASEILMGTSKEILGQLQIAQFNRSGSMDREGTLRSQLQDSMQKLTVHETAIVKLDSENLTLRERINSLENQLKDGKLERTIEDLKETNLITESRAVIAESQCELLTEINSKLSEEMKILTRTGNTCKNVESLERQLRETDIQLQHALASAEASQEKQNMSDAIIFDMENVIKDLKLRVSKAESRAESTEEKCITLSEFNAELNEELNISRDRIECLETSVYQAEETKAATAKTINLRSKMITDLVMQLAIERERLCKQITSLMKENKLLNDKVRRRHHPRPVGDDSVNGQEFVVSKCEIESVAATTTTSLNDIKEVVSAAASLNKMEKTADDDDDDDNSAGITSETTDSRATVESVRNIDGRQLNLKFVVVLAVAAAVLALVVSACLSEQPIIIRRHL from the exons ATGATGGATCCTGCTGATTCTATTTACCGCCTGTCAAACACCCTCAAAATAactcagcagcagcagcagcagcagcaggaggaggaggagggcACTATGGACTCACTTCAAAGGGGTGGTGACATCTTGCATCAAGTCGGAGCTGCTACCCAAGCTATAACAAGAGTTGAACTCAATTTAGCATGTTGTTCAGAAAAGCTCGTTAACTTGAGCATACTGGCAATGCATGTAGCAACAAGGGAAACTCACTATGAGGCATTTGCTTTAGAAAATGAGCATATCTCCGCAGATTCTGCTGAAAAGGCTTTGGAATTTGATCTATTGTTAGCAACTCTCGACTCGGAGATGAATGAATTGAACGACTTCGTGACTAGTCTCCAGAGAGAGATCGATAATACCCGTGGGGTTATGTCTTTCTTTAAACACTCCGAACAAACTTACCAAGAAATGGATGACAAGATGCGTGATTCTCAACATTCACTGCACCAATCACTAGACCAGCTCTCAGGTTTAAGAGACCAATCTTCAGCCTTCTCTAGAATCTTGTCTAGTTTCTCCGGAGAAGAAAATC GAAAAGGCATGGATAATCATTTGAAAGATGGTGGTGGATTGTTGAACCagaatgtaaatataaaaatgcaAACTGCTGAACAAAAGAAGCAATTTCTGAGGATGCTAGAACAATCATTGGCCAGAGAGTTGGAACTTGAGACGAAGTTATCTGAGGCAAGACAGACTGAAGAGGAGCTTAAATTAAGGTTGCACTCATCCGAACAAAAAATTGTTttcttggaagaagaagaagaaaccatTTCAGAAAATTTGTTTGAGGCAGGAAATGCTTCTGAGATCCTGATGGGAACATCAAAAGAAATATTGGGTCAGCTCCAGATTGCTCAGTTTAATCGAAGTGGTTCAATGGATCGTGAAGGGACCTTGAGATCCCAGCTTCAAGATTCTATGCAGAAATTGACAGTTCATGAGACTGCAATAGTTAAACTTGATTCCGAAAACTTAACTTTGAGGGAGAGAATAAATTCGCTTGAGAACCAACTGAAAGATGGTAAGCTTGAAAGGACAATAGAGGATCTAAAAGAAACAAATCTTATAACTGAAAGCAGAGCTGTGATCGCTGAATCACAGTGTGAACTGCTTACTGAAATAAATAGTAAACTCAGTGAGGAGATGAAGATTCTTACAAGAACTGGAAACACTTGTAAGAATGTTGAGTCTCTCGAAAGGCAGTTGAGGGAAACAGATATCCAGTTGCAGCATGCATTAGCCTCAGCGGAAGCTAGTCAAGAGAAGCAGAACATGTCAGACGCAATAATATTTGATATGGAGAACGTAATTAAGGATTTGAAGTTGAGAGTTTCAAAAGCCGAAAGTCGTGCAGAAAGCACGGAGGAGAAGTGTATTACGTTGTCAGAGTTCAACGCAGAGCTGAATGAAGAATTAAATATTTCGAGAGACAGAATAGAATGCCTGGAAACATCAGTATACCAAGCTGAGGAAACAAAAGCTGCAACTGCTAAGACCATTAATCTCCGGTCTAAGATGATCACGGATCTAGTCATGCAACTAGCCATTGAAAGGGAGCGCCTCTGCAAGcag ATCACTTCATTGATGAAGGAGAATAAGCTTCTGAATGACAAGGTCCGTCGTCGTCATCATCCTAGACCCGTAGGAGATGATAGTGTCAATGGTCAAGAATTTGTGGTCTCTAAGTGTGAAATTGAGAGTGTagcagcaacaacaacaacatcttTGAATGATATTAAAGAAGTAGTATCGGCAGCTGCCAGTCTTAATAAA ATGGAGAAGACagcagatgatgatgatgatgatgataattcAGCTGGCATCACAAGTGAGACTACAGATTCTAGGGCAACAGTTGAATCGGTTAGGAACATAGATGGTAGGCagctaaatttaaaatttgttgttGTGTTGGCTGTTGCTGCTGCTGTTCTTGCTTTAGTAGTTTCAGCGTGTCTGTCTGAGCAACCCATCATCATCAGGAGGCACCTTTAA